The Nitrospirota bacterium genome segment CCCTCTCAAGATTTACCTTATCATGGACCTTGAGTTCTCCAAGATTCGTATTCTTCAGCGTCTCAGGGGAGACGTCAAAGAAGATATCAAGGGGGGGCAGAGGGGAGGTAATTTTTGAAACCGTGAGGCAGACGCCGTTTACCGCTATGCTTTCTCCAAGCTGTACCTGCATCAGCAAGTCAGGTTTAAGGCACAGACTGACGCCGCTGCCTGCCTTCCTGACAGATGCGACCTTTCCCATGGTTTCTATAATTCCCGTAAACATCAGCGGTCTCTCTTCCCGTCTGCGCTTGCATCAATGTAAAAAACAAATGTTCTTTTGTATACATCAAAAATATTAACCGTCTCTTCCCATGTTACCAAAATAGAATATCCGCCCTCTGCCTTAATAATCAGATCGCGCATCTTTAAAGGGATTTTGTACTGGTCTGCAAGCTTTATAATCCTCTCCCTCATCTCATCAGGCCTCACGTCTGCTATGCTCAGCTGAGCCAATTCCTCAACATCGCTTTTGAATAACTGATAATGATAATGCGGGATTGCCAGTTTAATCCCGGAATAAACCGCCACCCCCAGCACCAGCAGATAAAAAAGTTTCTTTATCATATCTTAACCTCACGTTACGCATAACGCGTTACGCTTTACGGTTTTTTAATGCACAAGGTTGCCGAGCCTGCCCCATCTGATTTTGTTAAATGTGCTGCCTTGGGCATCCCACGACCAGTAGATTATAAGCGCCCTGCCCTTTATCTCATCCATTGATACATAGCCCCAGAACCGGCTGTCGTAGCTCTGATCCCTGTTGTCTCCCATAACAAAGACCTTACCCTTTGGAACAAGATAGGGGCCCATGTTAGGGCATGGCTCATCATTGTGTATTGTGTACGGTTCAGTGAGGGGAGCGCCGTTTACATATACGGTCTTGTTTTTTATTTCAATCTTATCCCCTCCAACGCCGATGACCCTTTTTATAAAGTCCTTGCAGTCATCTTGGAAAAGATACACAGGGTTGCCCTTGTCCATGACATTTTTAATCCTCTTTGTAAAAGTCCTGAAAAAACTTTTGCAGTATTCATCATTCTTAGGGAACTCAAAAACTACGATATCGTC includes the following:
- the lepB gene encoding signal peptidase I, whose product is MAKQKSKLREYSEAIVTALILALLIRSFVVQAFKIPSGSMIPTLSIGDHILVNKFIFGTKIPFTDSRILSVREPKRDDIVVFEFPKNDEYCKSFFRTFTKRIKNVMDKGNPVYLFQDDCKDFIKRVIGVGGDKIEIKNKTVYVNGAPLTEPYTIHNDEPCPNMGPYLVPKGKVFVMGDNRDQSYDSRFWGYVSMDEIKGRALIIYWSWDAQGSTFNKIRWGRLGNLVH